The genomic stretch CCGCCACCCGGAGGTGAACTTGCAGTGCCCCGGCGAAGGAAGAAACTAAACGGGGGCAAGTCAAGAGATGACagaaaggaagagctgcttACGCTCAGCAaccgggggaaaaaaattaaaacccaagAATAATCAAGCTTCTTACCCACCTTAGGTGCTGACAGGTCAAAGTGACATGACCTCAGAAGACAGAGCGAAAAGGAGACAGAGTCCCAGATGTGAGTCAGCCTAGCACAAAAAGACTTGGTAGCAATCACTGTTCTTTCCTGATACATCCAGCTTTTCTGTAAGATTTCCAATCAATGTCCTAGACCTTTTAGTAAAAGCCACTGATTTTGTCCTGCTTTCCAAGTAAATTCTCCAAGCCAAGCGCATTCGCAGTTGCTGATTCATGTGTATTGTGAACCTGCACTCTCTTTGTCTTCTCTTGCTGTCGTTACAGCACTCGCTGCAGAGtaataaagaataataaagtCCAAACACCGGCAACAGCAgcggcagagctgctgcttttaacaCACTCATCGTATTTTGCAAAATCCACCTCCCTGATGGCACAAACATGATCAATGCGGCAGGACCCCCCGCACAGGGTCAGGTCGTATCTGACAGAGTTAAGCTCATAGTATTGCTGCAGGTAGCGTGGATCCGCCGATATCCTCTCCAGCACAGTCTGCATGGAGCTCGCAGAGCCGTCAGGGACTTGGAAAGCTTCTGTCAGCCTGTACTCCTCTTCCCACACCGGGAACTCTTCCTCCTGTGCCGAGGCCATCGTGTTGGCACGAGTTAGGTTCAGATAGTAAGTCACCATGTCCTGTCGGGAGAGAAAACCAgagctgatgtggcccccggtgaagatgagtttgacacctctgacctaaaaaataaacttttgcaCAACTTCTTTTCATGGTCTTgccctttttctctctgcttcacTACATGCCACAGTGTATTTTAGCATTCATTTCTCATGTTATAAACATGTAAACAGAGCATCTACAGAGCTGCTTTATCCATCACAAAGAAAGGCACAAACACCCCATCCTCTACCTCTTTGCAAATAagagacagaagaaacagaagctgcCCCTGGAACTCACCTAAATTCAGACCCCATTACAAATGAAACAATTTAAGCAAGTGGGAGGACCCAAATAATTTTCCAGATAGTTAAAAATTCTGGGGGAGGGTTTGACAAGCCTGTCAGTCCCCAGAGAGAAGTTCTGCAATGCACGTCAGCTGGGTAGTAAAACAAGCGTCAAAGGAGATGAGCTAAAGACATGAAGAACACGACAAAGCCTGTCCTGCACTCACGCTCTTACTAAATCCCGTGCTAGCCACAAGGTTGAAATATCTTGGTTGAGGTCCTCTTCTTCACAGCTGCTtggctcctgcagcccagcctgtTAAAACCACTCGGAGGAATTAAAGCACCCTCCTAGAATTGCAGCACGTGGGGATCCCCTACCAGCACTTGAAGAGTGTCTGGATCATACTCGATCACCCGAATCCCGGGGTTGTTGGCTCCGTTGGTAACTCCGGGCAATGTTGTTTTCCAGGGAGTCACTCCAGGGGCCAGGAACATGACATTCATTGGAGAACCTTAACAGAAAGGCAAAACAACCCATGAACTCCAGagatggcgactccagcactgccctgggcagcctgttctagtgcttcacaaccctttccgtgaagaaattgttcccaaggtccaactgcaacctcccctggtgcaacttgaggccgtttcctctcatcctgtcgcttgttccctgggagcagagcccgacattttacaaacattttCTGGCCTCAACAGCCACTGAAAACTCATTGACAGTGATTTTTCTGGGGGTTGGAAGAGTTATCACACAAACGCTTGGGTGGCCAGAGCCAGTACCTGTATCACTGTAAAACATCCGAAAGCTGTCAGTGTGATGGTGCCCGAAAAACTGGGCGGCGATCACCTTGTGGTGCTTCTGTACAATTCTCAAGTATCGTTCATTGAAGCCGCTCCGGAACCAGGGCTTGCCTCGTTTCTTCTCAAAGAAGCCGGGAGGGACGTGCCCCATGATGTAGACCTAGCAAAGTTTGCAAAAAACGCGTCCCCcagagcacagccctgctgtgacTGCACCAAGGGGAGACTGGCAGTGAGAAGAGCTGCCAGGCTGCAAGAAGCCCCTCTATAACGTTTCCTTATTAACTTCTTTTAATACCATTTCATCTGCTCTAGCAGCATTGCTCAGGGTTTCCTCCAGCCACTGGAACTGCCCAGCAGGATCTTCCTCACCAGCAGTCTTGTCGTTCTGGTCGTAGTACAGATTGGTATTGAGGACAACCACGCGCCCCCTCATACTTGGGCTGGGCAGCTTCTCACTGTAGAAAGCTCCTGAAAAATGCAACCGGCAGGGAAAAAGCTGAAGGTCTGGTCACAGTGGCTGCTGTGACCCCAGATCTCTTTGTTTTCGTCCCTCTCTGCTCTCACAGCAGAGTCACTGCCTGGATTAGGTGCCAGAAATCAGTGCCAGAAATCAGCATTAAATTGGACCCTTTCCCTGCAAATATTCTATAAATGCTGTTGCTCTGAGCACAGAAGCAGGGAAAACCATTCGTGGCATTCTCCTAAGCACCCCCTCCTCCCTGGGTTGCTGCCAACATGAGAAGAGGTGCCGTACCCACTCTAAAAAGAGGAATGGAAGCATCATCCAGCCAGGGACGCCAGAGTTCAGCTGTTCGGTTGTAGATCCTGTGCTCCTTCCCTGGAAACTGGTTCTTGGGGTGGAAGTCATGATTGCCCATGGCTGCGTAGACTTTAGTACctaaagacagagaaaaggagggaCGGAGGAGTCCATGCTTGCTGCTGAGCCTCTCAGCACCACAGACCGTCCCTCCTCAGGATGTGAATGAAGCATGAGGAAATCTTGCAGCCTTTTCTGCCTTGACTAACACAGTaatgtttcttctcttctgaGTTAGCGTGAAACAATGAGCGTGCATCAGATTCGTCGATTCAGACACACCTCATGCCACAAAGCGACTGGGAAGAAGACAAGTCCCAACAGCCCTTCTGTGCCTTTCCCCTTCCCAATTCCATCATTTCTCCACCCTGGAAAGCTCTTCCCGTGAGACTCTGtgcctctctctccttcttATGCCCTCAAATCCTACCTGGAAATGTCTCTTTTATCAGAGAAGTCAGGTTTTCTATTATATGCAGaaccttttcttctccaagctTCTCATCGGGGACATGAGGAGTGTCATCTCTAGAAAAATtaacagcaacagaaacaaaggAACGGCTCCCACAAGGCAGTGGTCACCAAGGTCTGCCTGAGCAAGCACAGCAGACAAACGCTGCTGTGTTTTCACCAACATGCTTATGGCATTTGTAGatgatagaatcattttggttggaaaagaactcaagatcatcaagtccaaccatgaTCTGActctggcactgccccatgtcctgagaacctcatgtccgtctgtccaaccctccagggatggtgactccagcactgccctgggcagcctgttccaatgccccacagccctttggggaagaaattgttccccagatccaacctcaacctcccctggcgcaacttgaggccgtttctttgtgtccctgtctcacctcagcttctgttctccccccaggtccctcagctgctcccatcacacttgtgctccagcctcttcccttctctgcactctctccagcatctcaatgtccttcttatgatgaggggcccacAAATGAACAaaggattcgaggtttggcctcaccagaCCAGAggctggtccctgccctgggcctgctggccacactgttcctgatacaagccaggatgctggtggcctcttggcaCAGACCTGGGCACACGCCAGCTCACGTTCAGCTGCTGCCACCAAcgcccccaggtccttttcttttccaatcgctcttccctgagcccgCAGCGTTCATGGCGTTGTGGTGACCCCAAGCCGAGCCCCGCCAGCCAGCACCTTCAGAGCCGgtccccccgccgccgggaCCCTGCCCGACTACCCCGCCTCATCCTCACCCGGTCCAGAGCACGAAGTCCGGCCGCTCCAGGCGGCTCCTCATGGCGCGGGCGGCCGAGACGAGCAGGCGCCAGGGCGCGTCGCACAGGTAACTGCCCCAGGGCCCGGCGGCGGGCACGGCCCGGGAGCCGCCCGACGGACACAcctgcccgccgcccgccgccgcgctgtACTCGGGGTCCCAGTGCAGGTCGGTGACGTGCCAGAAGCGCCCTGGCCCcgccgggaggcggcggggctcagcggggcgggggcgcggaGCTGCAGCCGGGCGCAGCTCGGGGCCTCTCGGccggccggggagcggggcgcgCTGCCCGCCCTTACCGGACAGAGCCGCGGCCAGCGGGAACAGCAGGAGGAGCGTGAAGGGCTTCATGGCAGCTGCCCCGGTCTGCCGGGCACcggcctccccgccccgccccgcgccccgggcaggacccggccccgccccccggccccgccccggccccgccccggcccccggccccgccccccggtcccccggccccgccccccg from Caloenas nicobarica isolate bCalNic1 chromosome 23, bCalNic1.hap1, whole genome shotgun sequence encodes the following:
- the SMPDL3B gene encoding acid sphingomyelinase-like phosphodiesterase 3b isoform X1, whose amino-acid sequence is MKPFTLLLLFPLAAALSGKGGQRAPLPGRPRGPELRPAAAPRPRPAEPRRLPAGPGRFWHVTDLHWDPEYSAAAGGGQVCPSGGSRAVPAAGPWGSYLCDAPWRLLVSAARAMRSRLERPDFVLWTGDDTPHVPDEKLGEEKVLHIIENLTSLIKETFPGTKVYAAMGNHDFHPKNQFPGKEHRIYNRTAELWRPWLDDASIPLFRVGAFYSEKLPSPSMRGRVVVLNTNLYYDQNDKTAGEEDPAGQFQWLEETLSNAARADEMVYIMGHVPPGFFEKKRGKPWFRSGFNERYLRIVQKHHKVIAAQFFGHHHTDSFRMFYSDTGSPMNVMFLAPGVTPWKTTLPGVTNGANNPGIRVIEYDPDTLQVLDMVTYYLNLTRANTMASAQEEEFPVWEEEYRLTEAFQVPDGSASSMQTVLERISADPRYLQQYYELNSVRYDLTLCGGSCRIDHVCAIREVDFAKYDECVKSSSSAAAVAGVWTLLFFITLQRVL
- the SMPDL3B gene encoding acid sphingomyelinase-like phosphodiesterase 3b isoform X2, which translates into the protein MRSRLERPDFVLWTGDDTPHVPDEKLGEEKVLHIIENLTSLIKETFPGTKVYAAMGNHDFHPKNQFPGKEHRIYNRTAELWRPWLDDASIPLFRVGAFYSEKLPSPSMRGRVVVLNTNLYYDQNDKTAGEEDPAGQFQWLEETLSNAARADEMVYIMGHVPPGFFEKKRGKPWFRSGFNERYLRIVQKHHKVIAAQFFGHHHTDSFRMFYSDTGSPMNVMFLAPGVTPWKTTLPGVTNGANNPGIRVIEYDPDTLQVLDMVTYYLNLTRANTMASAQEEEFPVWEEEYRLTEAFQVPDGSASSMQTVLERISADPRYLQQYYELNSVRYDLTLCGGSCRIDHVCAIRECCNDSKRRQRECRFTIHMNQQLRMRLAWRIYLESRTKSVAFTKRSRTLIGNLTEKLDVSGKNSDCYQVFLC